From a single Oncorhynchus nerka isolate Pitt River linkage group LG11, Oner_Uvic_2.0, whole genome shotgun sequence genomic region:
- the LOC115136610 gene encoding calcium-binding protein 39 — MPFPFGKSHKSPADIVKNLKDNMTVLEKHDISDKKAEKATEEVSKSLVAMKEILYGTNEKEPQTEAVAQLAQELYNSGLLSTLVADLQLIDFEGKKDVAQIFNNILRRQIGTRTPTVEYLCTQQNILFMLLKGYESPEIALNCGIMLRECIRHEPLAKITLGAEQFYDFFRYVEMSTFDIASDAFATFKDLLTRHKILSAEFLEQHYDRFFSEYEKLLHSENYVTKRQSLKLLGELLLDRHNFTIMTKYISKPENLKLMMNLLRDKSRNIQFEAFHVFKVFVANPNKTQPILDILLKNQTKLIEFLSKFQNDRTEDEQFNDEKTYLVKQIKDLKRPAPQEA; from the exons ATGCCGTTCCCCTTTGGCAAGTCCCACAAGTCACCGGCGGACATCGTCAAGAACCTGAAGGACAACATGACGGTGTTGGAGAAACACGACATCTCTGACAAGAAGGCTGAGAAG GCCACAGAGGAGGTGTCTAAGAGCCTGGTTGCGATGAAGGAGATTCTGTATGGCACTAATGAGAAGGAGCCCCAGACAGAGGCGGTGGCCCAGCTGGCCCAGGAGCTCTACAACAGCGGCCTGCTCAGCACCCTCGTAGCTGACCTGCAGCTCATCGACTTTGAG GGTAAGAAGGATGTGGCTCAGATCTTCAACAACATTCTGAGACGTCAGATCGGGACACGGACGCCCACGGTGGAGTACCTCTGCACTCAGCAGAACATCCTCTTCATGCTGCTCAAAGG GTACGAGTCTCCAGAGATCGCTCTGAACTGTGGCATCATGCTGAGGGAGTGTATCAGGCACGAGCCACTGGCCAAGATCACCCTGGGGGCCGAGCAGTTCTACGACTTTTTCAGATACGTGGAGATGTCCACGTTCGACATCGCTTCAGACGCATTTGCAACTTTTAAA GACTTGCTAACGAGACACAAGATTCTGAGTGCAGAGTTCCTGGAGCAGCATTACGACAGG TTCTTCAGTGAATATGAGAAGTTACTCCACTCAGAGAACTATGTGACTAAAAGGCAGTCCCTCAAG TTGCTGGGAGAGCTACTTCTGGATCGACACAATTTCACCATCATGACGAAATACATCAGCAAGCCAGAGAACCTCAAGCTAATGATGAACCTTCTTCGGGACAAAAGCCGCAACATCCAGTTTGAGGCCTTCCACGTCTTCaag GTGTTTGTGGCCAACCCCAACAAGACACAGCCCATCTTGGACATTCTTCTGAAGAACCAGACCAAACTCATCGAGTTCCTCTCCAAGTTCCAGAACGACAGGACGGAGGACGAACAGTTCAACGATGAAAAGACGTATCTGGTCAAACAGATCAAAGATCTGAAGAGGCCAGCTCCCCAGGAGGCTTGA
- the LOC115137584 gene encoding transcription cofactor HES-6-like has translation MTTSAMAHNVGRHSSAKEERKLRKPLIERKRRERINNCLDQLKETVVGAFSLDQSKLEKADILEMTVKHLQNVQTHKFSADPTLGLEAQQKYSTGYIQCMHEVHNMLLSCEWMDKTLGSRLLNHLLKSLPRSSEEHPSQANPNLRPDAPPPSQGPGAPTTPIRGDPRSGRQGQMEGPLCHVVVPQDKPLLLPGSPHLGMLEMWRPW, from the exons ATGACAACCAGCGCCATGGCGCACAACGTTGGGAGACACTCGAGTGccaaggaggagagaaag TTGCGCAAGCCGCTCATTGAGAGGAAAAGACGGGAGAGGATTAATAACTGCTTGGATCAGCTGAAAGAAACGGTCGTCGGGGCGTTCAGTCTTGAC CAATCGAAACTTGAAAAGGCGGACATTCTAGAGATGACAGTGAAACACCTGCAGAATGTTCAGACACATAAATTCAGTG caGACCCCACCTTAGGCCTGGAAGCACAGCAGAAGTACAGCACAGGCTACATCCAGTGCATGCACGAGGTCCACAACATGTTGCTCAGCTGCGAGTGGATGGACAAAACATTGGGCTCCCGCCTGCTCAACCACCTGCTCAAATCCCTGCCCCGCTCAAGCGAAGAGCACCCCTCTCAGGCCAACCCCAACCTCAGGCCCGACGCCCCCCCACCCAGCCAGGGGCCAGGAGCCCCCACTACACCCATCAGAGGGGACCCCAGGTCTGGGAGGCAGGGCCAGATGGAGGGGCCACTGTGCCATGTGGTGGTGCCCCAGGACAAGCCCCTGCTCCTGCCTGGGAGCCCCCACCTGGGCATGCTGGAGATGTGGAGGCCCTGGTAA
- the LOC115137583 gene encoding transcription cofactor HES-6-like, whose protein sequence is MAPSALHIKNGFGMDEDDYYGINKGDRKARKPLVEKKRRARINESLQELRTLLADTDSKVENAEVLEMTVKKVEHILKDRPQETDIMNREASERFAAGYIQCMHEVHMFVSNCPGIDATVAAELLNHLLECMPLNEDHFQDMVMDIISDTSSNNGSTWPAGEAVSVALASPGCRSIASGSSSALSPAASNTSSEDLCSDLYETDSEHNQRATDALENQEAQNMPTITYSKSMWRPW, encoded by the exons ATGGCCCCCTCGGCTCTGCACATCAAGAACGGATTTGGCATGGATGAGGATGACTACTACGGGATTAATAAAGGGGATAGAAAG GCTAGAAAACCTTTGGTGGAGAAGAAGAGGCGTGCTCGTATCAATGAGAGTTTGCAGGAGCTTCGGACCTTGCTCGCTGACACCGAC TCAAAGGTGGAGAATGCAGAGGTTCTGGAGATGACGGTGAAAAAAGTGGAGCACATTCTCAAGGATCGTCCCCAAG AGACTGACATCATGAACCGGGAGGCCAGCGAGAGGTTTGCAGCAGGCTACATCCAGTGCATGCATGAGGTCCATATGTTTGTGTCCAACTGTCCCGGGATAGACGCGACGGTGGCGGCCGAGCTACTGAACCACCTGCTGGAGTGTATGCCATTGAACGAGGACCACTTCCAGGACATGGTTATGGATATAATATCGGACACTTCCAGCAACAACGGCAGCACTTGGCCAGCCGGCGAGGCAGTGAGCGTGGCCCTAGCCTCACCCGGATGCAGAAGTATAGCCAGCGGCTCTTCCTCGGCCCTCTCCCCCGCCGCCTCCAACACCTCCAGTGAGGACCTGTGCTCTGACCTGTACGAGACAGACAGCGAGCACAACCAGCGCGCTACCGATGCACTGGAGAACCAAGAAGCCCAGAACATGCCCACCATCACCTACTCCAAATCAATGTGGAGGCCCTGGTAG